TTTTTAATATCTAGATTTAATATTCATTAATGATTCCATTTCTTGTTCTCAGAACGCCGTTATGCGAACAGGGAGGCATCCAAAAGCTATGTGTAAATATCGAATCATAAGTGTGGATATCCATTCGATGTTTAAGTTCAATTGGCAAGTTCTGACTTCAAATAATGATCAAAAACATCAAATGAATCCTCATCAAACAGAACGAAGTACACCCTTTCTATCGAAGTATGTTTATCCTCAAGAAACTCTGAGACAGTATCAACCATTACCCGCGCACAATCTTTCATTGGGAAACCGCCAGCCCCTGTTCCGATCGCGGGAAACGCAATCTTTTTTAAATTTTTCTCGGAGGCTCTCAGCAGGCTATTATTAGTAGTATCCTTTAATGACACCTCGCTCACCCTACCCCCTAAATGCATTCCTGCTGCGTGTATCACGTATCTCGCGCGAAGGTTCCCAGCTCCGGTAATTGCTGCCTCACCCAGTGGAATTGACCCGATTTCGTTACATTCATTTTGAATCAGATCTCCTCCCTTCTTCCTTATCGCACCGGCGACTCCGCTCCCCAGTATCAGATCCGTGTTCGCCGCATTCACAATTGCATCAACCTCAATCTCAGTTATATCGCCCTTAATCACCGTTATCTTATCCGTTAAATCCATCTAAAACTCTCCGTTAATTTCTAAAATAATTTTTGACAAATCAATTAGAAAACAAATTTTTGCTTCGAGATCTGATCAATTCGTAACTGCATCAATATCGATGAGACCAAGAATCCAATTATCGCTGACGTACCTTATCAGTGATATCCAAATCATTTAATGTATATTCCTTGTCGGGCAATATACTAAAATCAGTACCAAAGTAAAGATTCAACACAAGCCTGAAGGTATTTACAGGACTCATATCTGCGTAAAGTGCAGTATTTGAAATGTCTGGTAGATAGAGTGCATTTAAAATGCCGAACTTCTGTTTGAGCGCTTCACTGGACAACTCTAAAATGTTTTTGTAATCGTAGTTTTCAGGATAGGGACCTTCATCAGCTTGAATTATTATGATAGGCTTTCTAGCAGACGAATTCAATAGAATGTCCACTAGATCCATTATCACTTTATTCGTGTATTTTAATTGATTTAGGTAATTGACCTCTTCAGTCCTACTCCTTTCCTCGAAGATCGACACGGATTTCCCATCCGCTTCGAAGACATAGGGTGGGTGGGGTATTAGAAAGTGAGCGAATGCAAAAGTCGGTCCATCTATTTTTGGCAACTGTTGGAGCTTCTCCAGCTGGTAAAGAACTCTTTCTCTATGCACCAGACGATATCCATCAACAAGGTCTTCCGTAATTCCCCTGTGCAGATCAAATATACTAAGACACGCCCAGAGAAAGCTCTTTTGATAAATTACGTCTAATATCAAATTTGAATTGGATTGAGTTCGATTGATCACGTAATTAAAATCCGCGTTTCTATTTACACCCAGGCCGAAATGAAAGTATTTATAACCCTTCGCTTTCAGGATCTGCCACAACCTGAAGTTACCTAACAATTCACCTAATGCTAATAAATTGTTAGCGCGATCACCTCTATTCTTAACCAAATTGTGCAAATAGTTCATATTTAAGGATGAGGACAAAGAAAGGTAGGTATTCTGGTAGTTAGCATAGCTGTTTTCGACTATATAAAAAGCCCTGTGTTTTAAAAATTGTATAAACTCCGAGTTATCGAAATTATACACATCAGTCAGAATATCAGCCCTGGCATATCGGTCTAAGATTATATAGTATATGTCGCGACTGTTCTTTAAATCGTCCCTTGCGTGAGAATCAACTAAACCATCTGTTTCAATCTTATTATTATCTGGACTCTTGATAGGTTGAGTAGAGAGGGCAAAAAATATATTGAATATTGAGATCAGTACCAATGTTAAAGCTACTACGTTTAGGAAAGTTGTCACGGGTAGAAGCGATTTTTTTCTCCTTAAGATGAGGATAACAATTCCTCCATAAAGGATTAATACAAATATTAGAAAATAGACACTATTCATTCCACCGATGACAAACTTTGAAATAGCATCGTAGAGATAGCCATAAGAATAGAAAATGACAAGAAAGATGGAAACCAAAATTGATGTTTTAGAAAGATCCCTCAGGAAAAAAAATGTGGATCCAAAAATATAAAGGCCGAATCCAAGAAGGTAGGCAAATGGAATTAACAGTTCCACAAACCTTATTTCCCCTGGGTTTTCGGAATAGAGGAAAATCACCGGATATATTGAAATCAAAAAAGGAGAAGCAACCGTAATTATTCTACTTTTCACTTGCTTTTCTCCTCACGAGATAAATAGTTCGTTCAGATCCTTTAATCCGCTGCGACTCTCTTATTGGGAACATCTTCGCAAATTCGCTTTCAAACACCTCTTTTTCGTGCTCCGGAAATTTATCCTCTCTGTATGAAAGGAGTAATCCTGCCTTTAAGTGAGGACGTATATGACAAAGGAAATAAATTTTCATTTTATTACTAAGAGGCAACAGTGAGCCTGAGAGCTCGAGAGCGACTCCGTCGATAAATACCCCCATTATTCGTCGTGACCTTATATCTTTGTAGATCAACAAAGCGAGCGGCGCCAGAAAGTGCTCGCAAAACCGCATGAAGCAACCCCAGGTTCAACGTCACGATATTTTTCGAATGATAAGCCATCAATTAGAATAGGGGTTAGCGCCGAAAAACTGAATATCATAAGCGCTGGCATCTTTAAGGGTCATTCCGATAAAGGTTGATCACTTGTTTCCTTTTTTATGATGTATCTCTTCTCCAGCCTTTCTATTGAAAATCGATTTTATCTTGCTCCAATAGAACTTAAGCATGGCCAATGTCCTAGAAAAAGCAAAATCAAAATCTGAACTACAAAACTGCCAGTTCCAGATCGATATATGGAAATGTAGATTCATCAATTATAAGACAGAGGCAAGTGATCAATAAAAAGATTTTTGAAAATTCGCTCAAACACTTCTTCATGTTAGAAATCTAGACACTCACAATAACATTACGATATAAAAGGATATCATACAATGCCCTCGTTTGTTTCAACAAACCCGTCAATATTTAAGCATTAAATGACATTCTAGCAATACCCTAAGGTTGCGGGTCATAAAGATATTTATTTAATCTTCGATCACAAGAAAAGTTTTATAATAATAAACGCAATCCATCGTAACAGGTTATGGGTATGATCATTTCTGCTCCTTTGAAATCTGACTATGCTGAAATATACTTTAATCACTCAT
This genomic interval from Thermodesulfobacteriota bacterium contains the following:
- a CDS encoding sulfatase-like hydrolase/transferase → MKSRIITVASPFLISIYPVIFLYSENPGEIRFVELLIPFAYLLGFGLYIFGSTFFFLRDLSKTSILVSIFLVIFYSYGYLYDAISKFVIGGMNSVYFLIFVLILYGGIVILILRRKKSLLPVTTFLNVVALTLVLISIFNIFFALSTQPIKSPDNNKIETDGLVDSHARDDLKNSRDIYYIILDRYARADILTDVYNFDNSEFIQFLKHRAFYIVENSYANYQNTYLSLSSSLNMNYLHNLVKNRGDRANNLLALGELLGNFRLWQILKAKGYKYFHFGLGVNRNADFNYVINRTQSNSNLILDVIYQKSFLWACLSIFDLHRGITEDLVDGYRLVHRERVLYQLEKLQQLPKIDGPTFAFAHFLIPHPPYVFEADGKSVSIFEERSRTEEVNYLNQLKYTNKVIMDLVDILLNSSARKPIIIIQADEGPYPENYDYKNILELSSEALKQKFGILNALYLPDISNTALYADMSPVNTFRLVLNLYFGTDFSILPDKEYTLNDLDITDKVRQR
- a CDS encoding macro domain-containing protein is translated as MDLTDKITVIKGDITEIEVDAIVNAANTDLILGSGVAGAIRKKGGDLIQNECNEIGSIPLGEAAITGAGNLRARYVIHAAGMHLGGRVSEVSLKDTTNNSLLRASEKNLKKIAFPAIGTGAGGFPMKDCARVMVDTVSEFLEDKHTSIERVYFVLFDEDSFDVFDHYLKSELAN